The Populus nigra chromosome 14, ddPopNigr1.1, whole genome shotgun sequence genome has a segment encoding these proteins:
- the LOC133673509 gene encoding probable prolyl 4-hydroxylase 10, with protein MAKARYSRISARKSPSSTLILTLLLTFTFVILILLALGILSIPSTSSSDASRKANDLSSIAHNSKIHESGDDEGKAEQWVEVISWEPRAFIYHNFLTKAECDYLINLAKPHMQKSMVVDSSSGKSKDSRVRTSSGTFLPRGRDKIIRDIEKRIADFSFIPAEHGEGLQILHYEVGQKYEPHFDYFMDDYNTENGGQRIATVLMYLSDVEEGGETVFPSAKGNISSVPWWNELSECGKEGLSVKPKMGDALLFWSMKPDASLDPSSLHGGCPVIRGNKWSSTKWMRVNEYKV; from the exons ATGGCGAAAGCGAGATACTCACGAATTTCAGCACGAAAATCACCGTCATCGACACTTATACTAACTCTTCTATTAACGTTCACTTTCGTGATTTTAATTCTTCTCGCTCTCGGAATTCTCTCGATTCCGAGCACTTCTTCTTCTGATGCTTCGCGTAAAGCTAACGATCTCAGCTCCATCGCTCATAATAGCAAAATTCATGA GAGTGGAGATGATGAAGGCAAAGCAGAGCAATGGGTAGAGGTTATCTCGTGGGAGCCTCGTGCttttatttatcataattttttg ACCAAAGCGGAATGTGATTACTTAATCAATCTTGCCAAGCCACATATGCAAAAGTCGATGGTTGTTGACAGTTCATCTGGGAAGAGTAAAGATAGTAG AGTGCGTACGAGTTCTGGAACATTTCTACCGAGAGGTCGTGACAAAATCATTAGAGATATTGAGAAAAGAATCGCTGATTTTAGCTTTATTCCTGCGG AGCATGGCGAAGGGCTTCAAATTCTCCACTACGAAGTTGGGCAGAAGTATGAGCCTCACTTTGACTACTTTATGGATGATTATAACACCGAAAATGGAGGTCAACGCATAGCCACTGTTCTCATGTACCT CTCAGATGTTGAAGAAGGGGGCGAGACTGTGTTTCCTTCTGCCAAGGGGAACATTAGTTCAGTGCCTTGGTGGAACGAGTTATCTGAATGTGGAAAGGAGGGCCTCTCTGTTAAACCAAAGATGGGTGATGCATTGCTGTTCTGGAGTATGAAACCTGATGCCTCTCTAGATCCATCAAGTTTGCATG GTGGTTGTCCTGTGATTAGAGGTAATAAGTGGTCATCAACCAAATGGATGCGTGTGAACGAGTACAAGGTCTGA
- the LOC133673508 gene encoding aconitate hydratase 1-like, with amino-acid sequence MANENPFKSILKTLEKPGGEFGKYYSLPALNDPRIDRLPYSIKILLESAIRNCDEFQVKSKDVEKIIDWENTSPKLVEIPFKPARVLLQDFTGVPAVVDLACMRDAMSNLGGDSNKINPLVPVDLVIDHSVQVDVSRSENAVQANMEFEFQRNKERFAFLKWGSNAFQNMLVVPPGSGIVHQVNLEYLGRVVFNTNGLLYPDSVVGTDSHTTMIDGLGVAGWGVGGIEAEAAMLGQPMSMVLPGVVGFKLSGKLRDGVTATDLVLTVTQMLRKHGVVGKFVEFYGEGMSELSLADRATIANMSPEYGATMGFFPVDHVTLQYLKLTGRSDGTVSMIESYLRANKMFVDYSEPQIERVYSSYIALNLGDVEPCISGPKRPHDRVPLREMKADWHACLDNKVGFKGFAIPKESQSKVAEFNFHGTPGHLRHGDVVIAAITSCTNTSNPSVMLGSALVAKKACELGLEVKPWIKTSLAPGSGVVTKYMERSGLQKYLNQLGFHIVGYGCTTCIGNSGDIDEAVASAITENDLVAAAVLSGNRNFEGRVHPLTRANYLASPPLVVAYALAGTVDIDFETEPIGVGKDGKKIFFRDIWPSNDEIAQVVHSSVLPDMFKATYQAITKGNPMWNQLSIPSGTLYDWDPKSTYIHEPPYFKSMTMSPPGPHGVKDAYCLLNFGDSITTDHISPAGSIHKDSPAARYLMERGVDRRDFNSYGSRRGNDDVMARGTFANIRIVNKLLGGEVGPKTIHFPTREKLSVFDVAMRYKSEGHDTVILAGAEYGSGSSRDWAAKGPMLLGVKAVMAKSFERIHRSNLVGMGIIPLCFKSGEDAETLGLTGHERYSLDLPSNVSEIRPGQDVTVVTDNGKQFTCTLRYDTEVELAYFDHGGILQYAIRNLIHTKH; translated from the exons ATGG CGAATGAAAATCCTTTCAAGTCTATATTGAAGACACTAGAGAAACCTGGTGGTGAATTTGGCAAGTACTATAGCTTGCCTGCTCTCAATGACCCCAGAATTG atagatTGCCATATTCGATTAAGATCCTTTTGGAATCGGCGATTAGAAACTGCGATGAGTTTCAGGTCAAGAGTAAGGATGTTGAGAAGATTATTGATTGGGAGAATACTTCTCCTAAACTAGTTGAAATTCCGTTCAAGCCTGCAAGAGTGCTTCTTCAG GATTTCACTGGTGTTCCTGCTGTTGTTGACCTTGCCTGCATGCGAGATGCGATGAGTAATCTGGGAGGTGATTCTAATAAGATCAACCCATTG GTTCCAGTTGATCTTGTTATTGATCACTCAGTTCAGGTTGATGTGTCAAGATCAGAAAATGCAGTGCAGGCAAATATGGAGTTTGAGTtccaaagaaacaaagaaagatttGCTTTCCTTAAATGGGGTTCAAATGCTTTCCAAAACATGCTTGTTGTTCCGCCTGGGTCTGGTATAGTTCACCAG GTCAACTTGGAATACCTTGGGAGAGTGGTGTTCAACACAAATGGTTTACTTTATCCTGATAGTGTTGTTGGAACAGACTCGCACACTACCATGATAGATGGATTAGGTGTTGCTGGCTGGGGAGTTGGTGGGATAGAAGCTGAGGCTGCAATGCTTGGCCAG CCCATGAGCATGGTCCTGCCTGGTGTGGTTGGTTTTAAGTTATCAGGAAAACTTAGAGATGGTGTTACAGCCACCGATTTGGTTTTGACAGTAACTCAAATGCTGAGAAAGCACGGGGTTGTTGGCAAGTTTGTGGAGTTCTACG GTGAGGGAATGAGTGAATTGTCACTAGCAGACCGTGCTACTATTGCCAATATGTCTCCCGAGTATGGTGCAACGATGGGTTTCTTTCCTGTGGATCATGTCACTCTGCAATATCTGAAACTGACAGGCAGAAGCGATGGAACT GTCTCTATGATAGAATCCTATTTAAGAGCTAACAAGATGTTTGTGGACTACAGTGAG CCCCAGATTGAAAGAGTGTACTCTTCTTATATAGCATTGAACCTTGGGGACGTGGAACCTTGTATATCAGGACCTAAGAG GCCACATGATCGAGTTCCTTTGAGAGAAATGAAAGCTGATTGGCATGCATGCTTGGACAACAAGGTTGGATTTAAG GGATTTGCTATACCAAAAGAATCTCAAAGCAAGGTTGCTGAGTTCAATTTTCACGGGACTCCAGGCCATCTGAGACATGGTGATGTTGTTATTGCTGCTATTACTAGTTGCACAAATACCTCAAACCCTAGTGTCATGCTTGGATCTGCTTTGGTTGCAAAGAAAGCTTGTGAACTAGGATTGGAG GTGAAACCATGGATTAAGACAAGTCTTGCTCCAGGTTCTGGGGTTGTAACCAAATACATGGAAAGGAG TGGCTTGCAGAAGTATCTGAATCAGCTAGGGTTTCATATTGTTGGTTATGGATGCACCACTTGCATTGGGAATTCTGGAGATATAGATGAAGCTGTGGCATCAGCTATCACTGAAAATG ATTTAGTGGCTGCTGCTGTGTTGTCTGGGAATAGGAATTTTGAGGGTCGTGTCCATCCTTTAACAAGAGCTAATTATCTTGCTTCGCCTCCACTTGTGGTAGCCTATGCACTCGCTGGAACG GTGGATATTGATTTTGAAACAGAGCCAATTGGTGTAGGAAAAGATggaaagaagatatttttcaGGGATATCTGGCCTTCTAATGACGAAATTGCTCAA GTTGTCCATTCAAGTGTGCTACCTGATATGTTTAAGGCTACATATCAGGCAATCACCAAGGGAAATCCCATGTGGAATCAATTATCCATTCCTTCGGGCACTCTGTATGATTGGGACCCCAAATCAACTTACATACATGAGCCACCATATTTCAAAAGCATGACTATGTCTCCTCCAGGACCACATGGTGTGAAGGATGCTTACTGCTTACTCAACTTCGGGGACAGTATTACAACTGATCACATTTCACCAGCTGGCAGCATCCACAAGGACAGTCCTGCTGCTAGATACCTCATGGAACGAGGGGTTGATAGAAGGGACTTCAATTCATATGGAAGTCGCCGTGGTAATGATGACGTGATGGCAAGGGGCACATTTGCTAACATTCGAATTGTCAACAAACTGCTGGGAGGAGAAGTTGGGCCTAAAACAATTCATTTTCCCACTAGAGAGAAACTATCTGTGTTTGATGTTGCCATG AGGTACAAGAGTGAGGGACATGATACAGTTATTTTGGCTGGTGCTGAGTATGGGAGTGGAAGTTCTCGTGATTGGGCTGCCAAGGGTCCAATGCTACTG GGTGTGAAAGCAGTGATGGCCAAGAGCTTTGAGCGAATTCATCGCAGTAATTTGGTGGGAATGGGTATCATTCCACTTTGTTTCAAGTCCGGGGAGGATGCTGAGACACTTGGCTTAACTGGGCATGAGCGCTACAGCCTTGATCTTCCTAGCAACGTGAGTGAGATTAGACCAGGTCAAGATGTTACAGTGGTGACAGACAATGGCAAGCAATTTACATGTACCTTGCGTTATGATACAGAG GTGGAACTGGCATATTTTGATCATGGAGGCATTCTGCAATATGCCATCAGAAACCTGATTCACACCAAACATTGA